TTAGCACGCTTCAGCAGGCCATGAAGTAGACTGGCTGTTAAATCATCGATTTGGGGTGGGCTGGGAATGGGCAATCCATGGTTGTGCCCGGCAGAGAGATTTGGTGGTTGGGTGGTTTTGCGGGAATGAATTGGCCAGCAGAGTCATCAGTAACTGATTCATACCAGGCAATACTGGTGCATTGTGCTAGTATACTTTCTTAATGGCGCGGCTTAAAGAGATGCGCATTGGCTGTGAATGTAAAATGATATACGTGATTCTCTTGTACTTATGTTTCACTTGAATGAATTTATTTTGTTTCTTCCATTATAGTAGTTATTTGTGCTAAGAATTTTGGTTATACTTGAATAGGGCAGACTCTGTCTAACTGTAAATTTATCATGTTTTTTTTTTCTTACTGACATATTCCAACAAGTTCCAGATTTACCATTTATTTGTTCATTCTTGTTGCACCTATGTAGGTTTGTTAAATGAAATGTTAAGATCAACTAGGCAGAACAAAGGATCCACATGGAAGGTATCCTTTTGGTTTGGATGATTTTCAGGATTTTGATATTGTCATGTTCTACCACCTTGCAAAGAAAAGTGACATGCATAAAATTGTGTTTTGACTAGGTTCTTATCATGGATAAACTTACTGTCAAGATAATGTCATCTTCGTGCAAGATGGGAGATATAACAGACCAAGGGGTTTCATGTAAGTAGGCTGTTGTCATGTTCTGAACCTGGACATTTTTTTCTTCAACACTCGACAAAATGCATGCCATTTGTATTAGAAGAAAGGATAGAAATATTTGATTTGTCCATTTGATCCTCTTAGTGCGTTCAAAAAGTATTCACTTAGGCATATGAAAAAATCAAGTAAATCCCTGTACTGCAGTAGATACATTGCTGTAACATGAGGCATTTATTCTGGCTTATACTATGTGGTTCCACTGAAGGAGTTCTGTTACAATATGCCACCTCAGAGTCATGATAAGAATGCAACTTTTCTGCAAATATTTTAACTGATCCCAGTTGGTGATGCGGTCTAAATATTTTTTTCATGTCAATGTAGAGCCCCTTTAATGTATTAAATGAGGCCACTAGGATTTCTACTAGCATTAATTAAATATTGCATCATGTCTAAAAAAGGCTGCATAGTTCTTTAATTGTGCTACAAAAGTATTTTAACACTGTCAGTGTTCCTAATTCTGGAGAACTTTAACCAGCTTTCTGTTGAGCTGTTAAAGTATTTCCTTCGAACGTATTTAGCATTTAGCTTTCCAAAGTTGTAGGGTGCCATGGAATCCTCCATGGATTATTGTCTATGCATAAAAGCTCCACATTGCCAATTCTTTTGCAGTGGTTGAGGACCTATACAAACGGAGGCAGCCGTTACCATCAATGGATGCAATTTATTTCATGCAACCTACGAAACAAAAGTAAGCTATGTTAGCAACATATCCTCTTTGACATGGCTGTATGTTGTCACTGTTAGTACTTTTCCCTATGCAGTAACCTCTCAAAATTTGTGATCACTGCCAGATTTACTCAACTACTTGGTAGGCTTCATGCCCATGGATCTGTATGATACTGCCTCACTTGTGAAATATTGTTTTGACTGCTACCTTGCCATCCTTGTACTTAAAGTGTCAATGTGCCACTAGTTGAGCCTACCAGCTTTTGATTCAATACGTGGTGGCAAAGATATCCAGTGGTCTAGTTCTAGGACTTATATAGTACTTATGGCGAAGAGCACATGCATCCATGCTTTGGTCTGGGTGTGAGGACCATGGGTACGTCGTTTGCCATCAACTAGCTGTTTGCAAGCCTTCTTCTTGCTGTGGAAGAGAGATCAGGGATCCTAAGCGACCATCTAGATGCTAAGGATCGACACTATGAGTCGGGGGAAATTGCTGAGCTGGGTGGTCACGGTCAAAGGTGCTGATAGGTGGTAAGAGTCGCTGCCAAGGCACATTAGAGTAGCTGGTTGTGGCGGCACACTTATCTCGCGAAACTCGCCAATTAGTTCATCACTGGCCATGAAATTAACACTAAGCTTGTATTGTGGTATTGTCCGTGAACCCGCCTGGCTTGCATAGGAGTTAGGACAGAAGCGTTTAGCAAGATGGTGACCAGGCGAGGTTCCCCTCACTGCTGCTTGACTTCTCCTTTGCCACCTCCAATTCAAGCTCCTCTGCCTCTGAAAATAACCCCCCTGTAGCCGAGTCATGCACTGCATGAACTGGTGCATGCTGTAGTTTTTATCCTTTAAGCCGTGCTGAGAAAGAGTATCTTTTGATTTTGTTGCACTCAAGTCTTTTAGTCCCCAAGGCAATTAAATGTTGTGGTAGGTGCAGTTATTTTTTTGCTGGTGATGTTGAATTTTTTTTTTTTGCACTTCCAGTTTCTCTAACCGTTCGTTGTGTCATAATGCAGTATTGACATATTTATGTCCAACATGTCAGGGAAGCGTCCATTGTACAAGAAGTATGTGATCTGTGCATGTATTTACTTGACATTTGTTCTGTTACTTTAGTTATTGATACAATGTTGTGCCTACTGCAGAGCCTATATATTTTTCAGTTCTCCCATACAGAAAGAATGGGTGGCTCATATAAGAAAAGATTCAAGTGTTTTAGCACGCGTTGGTGCACTCAGTGAGGTCTGTTTAACTGCCCCCTCTCTCACTCGCAAGCATGCAAATTCACTTTTTGCTTATGTCGCAGATGAATCTGGAATACTTCGCTATTGATAGCCAGGTAATCGGGCTACTTAACCTTTCAAGATTGCTGGTTCAGATTAATACTTATTCATGTATGACCGCAGATGAATTAAAacatatctactccctccgtcccaaaatataagatcaTTATTGACACTATCATAGTGTCAAAAATGGTCTTacaatttgggacggagggagtacttgtttatttactttattatttgtttgatttCGATGAATCCATTGCTGTGCGCAGGGCTTTGTAACTGACCATGACAAGGCTCTAGAAGAGCTTTTCACAGAAAATGCAGAAGGCTCAATGAACTATAATTCATGCATTAACACAATGGCCACTCGCATTGCTACTGTATTTGCATCAATGAAGGTACCTTTCCATTTTATGCTATTTGCAAAGTCTTTATACCCTTGTACACTTGGGGTAGGGGATGGGGGGTGATGAATTCAGGCATTACAGAGAATGTGATTTTGATTAATGAGGACAAAATATGGTGGTTGAGGGCTTGCGTGTGGCAAGTCTGAGCATATGAGCAATTTGAACATGTATCCAAATGTCATGGTCTTCGTACACAACAGAAGATGTTTTTTGTGGATGAGATGGTTATTGCCAATCATGAAAATTAATTTGGAGCGATTATCGTGTGAATCATTGCCACTTTACTTCATTGTTATTGCTTAATTGTTACTTCATCTGCCTTTTCCCATATTTTCCATTAAGACCAACGCTGAATGTTTCCAATATTCTTAGGAATTTCCTCGTGTGCACTATCGTGTCGCTAGGACAATTGATGCTTCTACTTTGACAACTCTACGAGATTTAGTCCCCACAAAGTTGGCAGCTTCTGTGTGGAATTGCCTGGCGAGATATAAATCAATAATACCTGAATTTCCTCAGACAGAAACATGTGAATTACTTATTGTAGATCGTTCAATAGACCAGGTATGAGATCTTTTTATATGTTTGAGATGTTTGTCACTGGTTTGAAAGTGAAATGCTGGCTTACTCCTTACGATGTTTCATGTTTTCATGATGTTTACAGATCGCCCCTGTTATTCATGAATGGACTTATGATGCCATGTGTCATGATCTACTGTCCATGGATGGTAACAAATATGTGCAAGAGGTGAGCATATCAAAATCATTTTAATACAGTTCAGTGTCGACCCATTTTTCAGTTCTGTTGTACCCCTGATATCATGTTCCTACACATGAATTGGAAACAACAGGTGCCAAACACGAGTGGATCAGGCACTGAGAAAAAAGAGGTTTTATTGGAAGATCATGATCCCATATGGTTTGAGCTTCGTGATGTACATGTAGCGGATGTAAGATTGTTGCCACTGTTATCTTTAAACGTTGTTGTATGTTTCAGTAATTGCATTATGACATCAATATTGCAGGCTAATTTAAGACTGCATGAGAAGATGAGAGATTTTATATCTAAAAATAAAGCAGCTCAACTACACCAAGCAAGGTTAGTTCTACACAGCAACTATTGCAAGTTGGGGTTATTACTGGCAATTAGcttaaggccttgttcggttgagGTGGTTTTTGAAGGGGAATGGCAGGGTTTGAGGGGGATTAGATCCCCTACAAGCCAGAATCCTCTCCAATCCACTCCAATCCCCTTGGAAGGAGGATTAAACGAACAAGGCCTAAGGGAGTATGCACTATGCAGTTATAACAGTGAACTTTAGTAAGGTTATAACATACTAGCAAACGTTGCATCTTGGAAGAGAATTGAATGGTGCAGAAATGCAAAATCGAACTGGTTTAGATAGTGATGTGTTCTCTGCAAGCGAAATTTGTTCACCAACCTATACTTGTCATTTTTCCTATTTGGTTTGTTAATTAGTCAGGTTTATGCAATTCATAATGACAGCCAAAACATTTGAAGTGTGTGGTTTCTAGGATATACTTACTGAGTTACCATGATGCATTTGAAATAGGCATTAAAATTTTGTTCTATATTGAATTGATTCTCGCATTTAGTAAGATTTTTTTCTTGTTGTAATGTTAATGCTCCTGCTTGATTTGCAGGACCAATGGAGAGTTATCAACAAAAGAATTGCAAAAAATGGTCCAAGCTCTTCCACAATACACTGATCAAATTGATAAGCTTTCCCTCCATGTCGAGGTTTGTAGTTTTGTTTTCTAGTGCCAGTGTGTGCTGCATAAACTTGAAACTAATCACCTATTGTTGTATTACCTACACTTCTAAGATCACCAAATTGTCACTTGATTTTTTTTACATGCACATGCTGAGAAGGCAATATTTACCACAAATTAGAATACACGATTTATCTTGAAATTAAGACGGACTTGACTTTTCATCAACTTGTATATCAAAAAACAAATGTGTGTACCTGGCAAATCTTAAACATTACAACGGAGATAGTGTGACGAGTTGGAAGTGTCTGCCATGGGCCTAGACTAACCACCATATCAGTGCAAGTCCACTAATCCCATTTCTGCTTGCGCTGTTTCCATTTACCAGCATACACTCCACCTGGTGTTACCTTTCCTAGCATTGCCTCATGCTAGCACTCTGGTTAGATCTTGGAAATTGGGACTAGGATAGGAACTGAAGAATTTGAACTGGCTTCCCGAATATCAGCTGTTTTGACATACCAAGGAGTATACTTTACTTTTGGTTACTCATTTTGCTACAGATTGCAGAAAAGCTCTTTGACATAATCAAAGAAGAGCATTTGAAAGATGTTGGCCAGCTCGAGCAAGATCTCGTGTTTGGTGATGCTGGCTCGAAAGAAGTAATCGATTTCTTTAGGACACATCAGGTAATTATTAATTGGACTACAACCAACAAAATGCTAGTTCTAATACTGTCTAGATATCATACTGATATGTTTGAGGACCTAATCCAGGATATAAGTCGTGAAAACAAGCTGCGTTTACTAATGATTTATGCTGCAATTAATCCAGAGAAGATCCAGAGTGAGAAGGGAGCAAAGCTGATGCAGGTAACTTCAGTTATATATTGGGAAAGTTAGCCCATTCATTTGTAAAATACATCTAATTTGAGTTTGACAAGTGAGCCCTGGGCTAACAACAACTGTAAAATAGTATGAACAATTGGCTGCTGTGCATTGACAAATATGTTGAATGGCCACTCATGAAGTAGATCTATGTGCGAAAAGGCCTGCAAATCTTATATCTATAGCTTttcacaaatactccctccatcccatattaATTGGCgcggaaatagatgtatctagacgtatttcagtactagatacatccatttctgcgtcAATTAATATCGGACCGAGGGGAGTATATGATTAGAAAAGATAATGGCCCAATTAATGTCTGAAGACTTAAAGAACTTCAGTTGCTACTTTCTGTGATCAGAGGGGGCATTTACATTGAAATGATGCATTTGTAAAAATCCACCTTATCAAAAGTTGTACATTTGGTTCCTTCTGTACAGTAGACAGTTTCTAAGAATTTCTGCATCAGAGACTTGTAGCTTCAATTCTTCAATCAGTCAGTTGTCAATTTGTTGTTTTATAACTAATTCAGTAAGAGATTTTTTTCCCAGCTGGCCGGATTATCTGCTGATGATATGATCGCAGTGAATAATATGCGCTGCATATGTGCTCATGAAACTAAAAAGTCTTCAAAAGGTGGTTTTCCTCTGAAATTTGAAATACGTAAGGTAACCTGTCGAATTATTTTACTTGTGTCTTAGTTCTTCCAAACATATAGCTTTTAGATAATTAATTTTATAGTAGAAGTTATTCACTCAATTCTACAATTTTCAGAAAAAACGTGGTATCAGAAAAGAACGAATAGGGGAAGAATCAACATGGACGTTGTCCAGGTTTTATCCCATCCTGGAGGTATAAATTTTTTATCTGATTAATTATAGCAGTAAATGATTGATATTCTTCATACTGTTTCATGAAATGAACTTTTTTGCATACGGAGATAATTTATCAATAATTTAAAATGTCTTTGAGATTCTAAGATAATTTATCTCCACCATTCTTTTGTTGTTCCCAAGTTCCTCTTTTGTGCATTATTCTCGATTAATTCTGATTCATCTGCCATCTCACCTCATTTTGTCAACTACTGGTTTGCTGTATATATGGAACCCTCATGGTTGGTCCGTTGGTTTCAGTTCATTTGTCCCCATTCTTTGGCCCCATGATCCATTTGCCCGGCCTACTAATTTCTTGATTTGATTACTGTGTATGTCTTGGGTACCACTTCAGCACAAACATTTACTATCGATAAAAATATGAATTTACACTCACTCTGATTACTTTTACCAAGTCCATGTGCAAACTTCCTCTCTTGTATTTTTTTGCCATTTACATGAATGTGGTTCTTGCCTTTTTTGTAGGATTTGATTGAGAAACTCAGTAAAGGAGAGCTTCCGAAAGATGAGTACCATTGTATGAGTGACCCTAGTTCTAGCTTCCGGGGGATCTCAAGCAGCATGTCGGCTCGAACAAGCCCAGCTCATCAACCAGCTCAATCCATGAGATCTAGACGAACAGGTGGCACATGGGCTAGACCTCGCAACTCCGACGATGGCTATTCAAGGTTGGTCATAACGATTCCATTGGCTTTCCTCTGTTTCAAGTTTTAAGCATGCATTTCTGTTTGGGGTGTTTATGGACATGTCTGTAGTAAGCTGTTTCCTATAGTCTTTCCAGATGCTATGTGGGTGCGTAGGCTATTATGCAAGATCTGTTAGTTGATTAAATTATGTTCTGCGTATTGTTACCAACTATAAATTTTGATTTATATGACACACATCAGTATGATCATTGTTCATATCGGCAAGAGTAGACTAGACTGCACGAAGACTGAACTTTTGGCACCAGTCTACAGCACTTGCTGCAAAGTTTTAATGCTTTCTAGCAAACTTTCTCCTGTGACCTTTGGCATGGATAATGAAAGCTGTGGCCTCAATTTACTGCAATGAGAGCAAATTAATCAATATTCCATTGTGAGCAATTAACTGACATGCTAATCTAGTGCATACATCAGCTTACGTTCATTTCTCAGTGAAGAGATTTTGAGAGCTGTGTTCGGTAGTTGCACATTTCTGGTAAAtcagagttgataataaattggaTTACAGCTAGAAGTTTCTTTATATAATGTGTCAATGATCATTTTACAGCGACTCTGTACTGAAGCACGCGTCAAGTGATATGAGAAAGTTGGGTCGGCGCTTGTTTATCTTTGTAGTTGGGGGTGCTACCCGGTCCGAGGTATGTTTTTCATATTGCCTCTCGAGTCGACTTGCTCCATTTCCAGTCATGGTGCCTAGCTTCATGCTTTATTAACATATAAATAAATTTTGCACGTTCTCCAATCCGCTTTCTTCTACGTTGATGGATGGATATTGCAGTTACGTGCTGTCCACAAGCTGTCATCGAAACTGAAGAGAGAAATTATCCTTGGCTCCTCTAGCCTTGATGATCCACCCAAAT
This region of Triticum aestivum cultivar Chinese Spring chromosome 2D, IWGSC CS RefSeq v2.1, whole genome shotgun sequence genomic DNA includes:
- the LOC123051225 gene encoding probable protein transport Sec1a, giving the protein MSTDSDSSSRGGGPAGGSFREITRDRLLNEMLRSTRQNKGSTWKVLIMDKLTVKIMSSSCKMGDITDQGVSLVEDLYKRRQPLPSMDAIYFMQPTKQNIDIFMSNMSGKRPLYKKAYIFFSSPIQKEWVAHIRKDSSVLARVGALSEMNLEYFAIDSQGFVTDHDKALEELFTENAEGSMNYNSCINTMATRIATVFASMKEFPRVHYRVARTIDASTLTTLRDLVPTKLAASVWNCLARYKSIIPEFPQTETCELLIVDRSIDQIAPVIHEWTYDAMCHDLLSMDGNKYVQEVPNTSGSGTEKKEVLLEDHDPIWFELRDVHVADANLRLHEKMRDFISKNKAAQLHQARTNGELSTKELQKMVQALPQYTDQIDKLSLHVEIAEKLFDIIKEEHLKDVGQLEQDLVFGDAGSKEVIDFFRTHQDISRENKLRLLMIYAAINPEKIQSEKGAKLMQLAGLSADDMIAVNNMRCICAHETKKSSKGGFPLKFEIRKKKRGIRKERIGEESTWTLSRFYPILEDLIEKLSKGELPKDEYHCMSDPSSSFRGISSSMSARTSPAHQPAQSMRSRRTGGTWARPRNSDDGYSSDSVLKHASSDMRKLGRRLFIFVVGGATRSELRAVHKLSSKLKREIILGSSSLDDPPKFITKLKMMSNEELSLDDLQI